The Methylobacterium currus genome contains a region encoding:
- a CDS encoding TetR/AcrR family transcriptional regulator produces the protein MPSQPNPARLDSVEERRSRILDAAEACFVRHGFHRATMNDVAAEAGMSPGNLYRYFPSKDAIVAGLAERDRAAVAEDFSGIEAHPEMMQAFADLARRHLAEAPAEKAVLCLEMWAEATRNPAMAAICRDFEREMSARLSDLYRQFQERAAPRAPGADPEAVARLALVMADGIMVRRALSPDFAPGPIIDAMLTLIGAALEGRFDPTGTVPSTLPSHPEPAR, from the coding sequence GTGCCATCCCAACCGAACCCCGCCCGCCTCGATTCGGTCGAGGAGCGCCGCAGCCGCATCCTCGATGCGGCCGAGGCCTGCTTCGTGCGCCACGGCTTCCACCGCGCCACGATGAACGACGTGGCGGCGGAGGCCGGCATGAGCCCGGGCAACCTCTACCGCTACTTCCCGTCGAAGGATGCGATCGTGGCCGGCCTCGCCGAGCGCGACCGCGCGGCGGTGGCTGAGGACTTTTCGGGCATCGAGGCGCATCCGGAGATGATGCAGGCCTTCGCCGACCTTGCCCGCCGCCACCTCGCCGAGGCGCCGGCCGAGAAGGCCGTTTTGTGCCTGGAGATGTGGGCCGAGGCGACCCGCAACCCGGCCATGGCGGCGATCTGCCGGGACTTCGAGCGCGAGATGTCCGCTCGCCTGTCCGACCTCTACCGCCAGTTCCAGGAGCGCGCCGCGCCGCGCGCGCCCGGCGCCGACCCGGAGGCCGTGGCCCGCCTCGCCCTGGTGATGGCCGACGGGATCATGGTCCGCCGCGCCCTTTCCCCCGATTTCGCCCCCGGCCCGATCATCGACGCCATGCTGACCCTGATCGGGGCGGCGCTCGAGGGCCGCTTCGATCCGACCGGCACCGTGCCGTCCACTCTGCCGTCCCATCCGGAACCCGCCCGATGA
- a CDS encoding DJ-1/PfpI family protein, with protein MSLSFGILVFPQVQQLDLTGPYEVFASVPDSAVHLIWKDGEPLRSATGLPFVPTATFETCPPLDVLCIPGGSGVNALLEDEEVLDFVRARAAEARYLTSVCTGALVLGAAGLLTGRRATTHWYAHDFLARFGAVPVQDRVVRDGNLITAGGVTSGIDFGLAVVAELLGREEAETVQLALEYAPAPPFGAGTPAEAPPAVLERAKKRLSGSRAAREAIIGRIT; from the coding sequence GTGTCGCTCAGCTTCGGTATCCTCGTCTTCCCGCAGGTCCAGCAGCTCGACCTCACCGGTCCCTACGAGGTCTTCGCCTCTGTGCCGGACAGCGCGGTTCACCTGATCTGGAAGGATGGCGAGCCCTTGCGCTCGGCGACCGGGCTGCCCTTCGTGCCGACCGCGACCTTCGAGACCTGCCCTCCCCTCGACGTGCTCTGCATTCCCGGCGGCAGCGGGGTCAACGCGCTGCTCGAGGACGAGGAGGTGCTGGACTTCGTGCGCGCCCGCGCGGCGGAGGCCCGCTACCTCACCTCGGTCTGTACCGGGGCCCTGGTGCTCGGCGCGGCCGGGCTGCTCACCGGACGGCGGGCCACCACCCACTGGTACGCGCACGACTTCCTCGCCCGCTTCGGCGCCGTGCCGGTCCAGGACCGCGTGGTGCGCGACGGCAACCTGATCACCGCCGGGGGCGTGACCTCGGGCATCGATTTCGGGCTCGCGGTGGTGGCCGAACTCCTCGGCCGCGAGGAGGCGGAGACGGTTCAGCTCGCCCTCGAATATGCGCCCGCCCCGCCCTTCGGCGCCGGGACTCCGGCCGAGGCTCCGCCGGCGGTGCTGGAGCGCGCGAAGAAGCGGCTCTCCGGCTCGCGGGCCGCCCGGGAGGCGATCATTGGGCGGATTACTTGA
- a CDS encoding efflux RND transporter permease subunit gives MRLNISAWAIRKPIPSIVLFLVLGLLGLVSFRSLPITRFPNIDVPIVSVTVTQAGAAPSELQTQVTKWVEDAVAGVKGVKHITSAITEGTSATTIEFRLEVNTDRAVNDVKDAISKIRMNLPRTIDEPIINRVEIAGLPIMVYGASAPAMTPEDLSWFVDDVVARQIQGLRGVGGVERLGGVAREVRVTLKPDRLLALGITAADVNRQLRLTSADMAGGRAEVGGQEQSIRTLAASSTLETLAATSIVLPGGRKVRLDDLATLNDGAEEPRTFARLNGEPVVAFAISRASGASDASVGEVVAKKIEEFAKEYPGVRFDRIDSSVTNTIGNYESAMHSLMEGAALAVLVVFLFLRDWRATLIAAVALPLSVFPTFWAMSAMGFSLNAVSLLAITLVTGILVDDAIVEIENIVRHVRLGKSPYRAAIEGADEIGLAVIAITATLIAIFAPVSFMGGIAGQYFKQFGLTIAAAVFMSLLVARLITPMMAAYFLRDHGHHEEREGPVMRTYNRVVLWSVRHKYVTLVVGLALFTASILSTSLLPAGFLPKEDAARTLMVVELPPGARLEDTIAVTDRVAQRIRTLPEVKSVFVDGGRQLPGKKEVRLATLTINLTPKNARVRKQADVEAAIMDLMRDEPDVRYWSLREGGQRDFTLIVAGGDTAQVTEVAERMQREVAALPNLVNVMSTAPLDRTEVRIRPKPGVAADLGVSTDTIAETVRVGTIGDIGQNLAKFNATDRQIPIRVQLPVSLRGDLAALESLKVPAKNGASVPLSAVADISLGRGPTAIDRYDRAVRVALEANMQGSDALGEQIKLAMGTPTARNLPPGISLRQTGDAEVMGEVFEGFAMAMGAGLMMVLGVLILLFASFFQPLTILFSLPLSIGGAILGLLIFNRPISMPVVIGILMLMGVVTKNAIMLVDFAVEEMARGVDRVTAITQAGAKRARPIVMTTIAMAAGMVPSAMAFGIGGEFRSPMAIAVISGLIVSTLLSLVFVPAIFLLMDDLSRLMGRLFGRFVGAVDEPPEHEAAHRPAPAE, from the coding sequence ATGCGCCTGAACATTTCCGCCTGGGCGATCCGCAAGCCGATCCCCTCGATCGTGCTCTTCCTGGTGCTCGGGCTTCTCGGCCTCGTGAGCTTCCGCAGCCTGCCGATCACCCGCTTCCCCAATATCGACGTGCCGATCGTCTCGGTGACGGTGACGCAGGCCGGCGCCGCGCCGAGCGAATTGCAGACCCAGGTCACCAAATGGGTCGAGGACGCGGTGGCCGGGGTGAAGGGCGTCAAGCACATCACCTCGGCGATCACCGAGGGCACCTCGGCCACGACGATCGAGTTCCGCCTGGAGGTCAACACCGACCGGGCGGTCAACGACGTCAAGGACGCGATCTCCAAGATCCGGATGAACCTGCCCCGGACGATCGACGAGCCGATCATCAACCGGGTCGAGATCGCCGGCCTGCCGATCATGGTCTACGGCGCCTCGGCGCCCGCGATGACGCCAGAGGACCTGTCCTGGTTCGTCGACGACGTGGTGGCGCGCCAGATCCAGGGCCTGCGCGGCGTCGGCGGCGTCGAGCGCCTCGGCGGCGTCGCCCGCGAGGTGCGGGTGACCCTCAAGCCCGACCGTCTCCTGGCGCTCGGCATCACCGCCGCCGACGTGAACCGGCAATTGCGCCTGACCTCGGCCGACATGGCCGGGGGCCGGGCCGAGGTCGGCGGCCAGGAACAGTCGATCCGCACGCTGGCCGCCTCCTCGACCCTGGAGACGCTCGCCGCGACCTCGATCGTGCTGCCGGGCGGGCGCAAGGTGCGCCTCGACGACCTCGCGACCCTGAATGACGGGGCCGAGGAGCCCCGCACCTTCGCCCGTCTCAACGGCGAGCCGGTCGTCGCCTTCGCGATCTCGCGGGCGAGCGGCGCCAGCGACGCCTCGGTCGGCGAGGTGGTGGCCAAGAAGATCGAGGAGTTCGCCAAGGAGTATCCGGGCGTCCGCTTCGACCGGATCGATTCCTCGGTCACCAACACCATCGGCAATTACGAATCCGCCATGCACAGCCTGATGGAGGGTGCGGCGCTGGCGGTGCTCGTGGTGTTCCTGTTCCTGCGCGACTGGCGCGCGACGCTGATCGCCGCGGTGGCCCTGCCGCTCTCGGTCTTCCCGACCTTCTGGGCGATGAGCGCGATGGGCTTCTCGCTCAATGCGGTGAGCCTGCTCGCCATCACCCTCGTCACCGGCATCCTGGTCGACGACGCGATCGTGGAGATCGAGAACATCGTCCGCCACGTCCGGCTCGGCAAGTCGCCCTATCGCGCGGCGATCGAGGGCGCCGACGAGATCGGGCTCGCGGTCATCGCCATCACCGCGACCCTGATCGCGATCTTCGCCCCCGTCTCGTTCATGGGCGGCATCGCCGGGCAGTACTTCAAGCAGTTCGGCCTCACCATCGCGGCCGCGGTGTTCATGTCGCTGCTCGTCGCCCGTCTCATCACCCCGATGATGGCGGCCTATTTCCTGCGCGACCACGGCCACCACGAGGAGCGCGAGGGTCCGGTGATGCGGACCTACAACCGGGTCGTGCTGTGGTCGGTGCGGCACAAATACGTGACCCTGGTGGTCGGTCTCGCGCTGTTCACGGCCTCCATCCTGTCCACCAGCCTGCTGCCCGCCGGCTTCCTGCCCAAGGAGGACGCGGCCCGCACCCTGATGGTGGTCGAGCTGCCTCCGGGCGCACGGCTGGAGGACACGATCGCGGTCACCGACCGGGTCGCCCAGCGCATCCGCACCCTGCCGGAGGTCAAGTCCGTCTTCGTCGATGGCGGCCGCCAGCTGCCGGGCAAGAAGGAGGTGCGGCTCGCCACCCTCACCATCAACCTGACGCCGAAGAACGCCCGGGTGCGCAAGCAGGCCGACGTGGAAGCGGCGATCATGGACCTGATGCGCGACGAGCCGGACGTGCGCTACTGGTCCCTGCGCGAGGGCGGCCAGCGAGACTTCACGCTCATCGTCGCCGGCGGCGACACCGCCCAGGTGACCGAGGTGGCGGAGAGGATGCAGCGCGAGGTCGCGGCCCTGCCCAACCTCGTCAACGTGATGTCGACCGCGCCCCTCGACCGGACCGAGGTCCGCATCCGTCCGAAGCCCGGCGTCGCCGCCGATCTCGGCGTCTCGACCGACACCATCGCCGAGACGGTGCGGGTCGGCACGATCGGCGACATCGGCCAGAATCTCGCCAAGTTCAACGCCACCGACCGGCAGATCCCGATCCGGGTGCAGCTTCCGGTGTCGTTGCGCGGCGACCTCGCGGCGCTGGAGAGCCTGAAGGTGCCGGCGAAGAACGGCGCCTCCGTGCCGCTCTCGGCCGTGGCCGATATCAGCCTCGGCCGCGGGCCGACCGCCATCGACCGCTACGACCGCGCCGTGCGCGTGGCGCTGGAGGCCAACATGCAGGGCTCGGACGCGCTCGGCGAGCAGATCAAGCTCGCGATGGGCACCCCCACCGCCCGCAACCTGCCGCCCGGCATCTCCTTGCGCCAGACCGGCGACGCCGAGGTGATGGGCGAGGTGTTCGAAGGCTTCGCGATGGCGATGGGCGCCGGCCTGATGATGGTGCTGGGCGTCCTGATCCTGCTCTTCGCCTCGTTCTTCCAGCCGCTCACCATCCTGTTCTCGCTGCCGCTCTCGATCGGCGGCGCGATCCTCGGGCTCCTGATCTTCAACCGGCCGATCTCGATGCCGGTGGTGATCGGCATCCTGATGCTGATGGGCGTGGTGACCAAGAACGCGATCATGCTGGTCGATTTCGCCGTCGAGGAGATGGCCCGCGGCGTCGACCGCGTCACCGCCATCACCCAGGCCGGCGCCAAGCGCGCCCGGCCGATCGTGATGACGACCATCGCCATGGCGGCCGGCATGGTGCCGAGCGCGATGGCCTTCGGCATCGGCGGCGAGTTCCGCTCGCCGATGGCGATCGCGGTGATCTCGGGGTTGATCGTCTCGACCCTGCTGTCGCTGGTCTTCGTGCCGGCGATCTTCCTCCTGATGGACGACCTGTCGCGGCTGATGGGACGGCTGTTCGGCCGGTTCGTGGGCGCGGTGGACGAGCCGCCGGAGCACGAGGCGGCGCATCGGCCGGCGCCGGCGGAATAG
- the gluQRS gene encoding tRNA glutamyl-Q(34) synthetase GluQRS — MPSPRLRFAPSPNGRLHLGHAYSALLNAEIARALHGEVLLRIEDIDPVRCRPDLTEALIADLAWLGLTYPDPVWRQSARMSTYRAALDGLWARGLIYPCTCTRREIQAAAGHTRDPDGASLYPGTCRGRPVPDAPHAWRLDMKRALALCPGPFSYTAFAPGAPDAVRVAHPARWGDAVLGRKDVPTSYHLAVVLDDAAQGITHVVRGQDLEAATDLHVLLQRLLGLPTPRYHHHGLIRDEAGEKLSKSLRSEALAALREQGVSAGEVRARLGFGDRTMSG, encoded by the coding sequence GTGCCGTCTCCCCGCCTGCGTTTCGCCCCGAGCCCGAACGGGCGCCTGCATCTCGGCCATGCCTACTCGGCCCTCCTCAACGCGGAGATCGCGCGGGCGCTGCACGGCGAGGTGCTGCTGCGCATCGAGGACATCGACCCGGTCCGCTGCCGGCCGGACCTGACCGAGGCACTGATCGCCGACCTCGCCTGGCTCGGTCTCACCTACCCGGACCCGGTCTGGCGCCAGTCGGCACGGATGTCCACCTACCGCGCTGCCCTCGACGGCTTGTGGGCGCGAGGACTGATCTATCCCTGCACCTGCACCCGCCGGGAGATCCAGGCCGCCGCAGGCCACACCCGCGACCCGGACGGGGCGTCGCTCTATCCCGGCACCTGCCGCGGCAGGCCCGTGCCGGACGCCCCGCATGCCTGGCGCCTCGACATGAAGCGGGCCCTGGCGCTCTGCCCGGGCCCCTTCTCCTACACGGCCTTCGCGCCGGGCGCGCCCGACGCGGTTCGCGTCGCTCACCCGGCGCGCTGGGGCGACGCGGTGCTCGGCCGCAAGGACGTGCCGACGAGTTACCACCTCGCCGTGGTCCTCGACGACGCCGCCCAAGGAATCACCCACGTGGTCCGCGGCCAGGACCTCGAAGCCGCCACCGACCTCCACGTCCTGCTCCAGCGTCTGCTGGGCCTGCCGACCCCGCGCTATCACCATCACGGGCTGATCCGGGACGAGGCAGGGGAGAAGCTGTCGAAGAGCCTGCGCTCGGAGGCGCTGGCGGCGTTGCGGGAGCAGGGCGTGAGCGCGGGGGAGGTGCGGGCCCGGCTCGGCTTCGGCGATCGGACGATGTCCGGTTGA
- the trpE gene encoding anthranilate synthase component I — protein sequence MLVAPSPEAAAAAYEAGRPVLLRATLVADLETPVAAFLKLKAGREGAAFLLESVEGGAVRGRYSMIGLDPDLIWRCTQGRAERAGAPDLTRFSAEESAPLDSLRALIAESAIPPEPGLPPMAAGLFGYLGYDMVREMERLDAPHPDPIGVPDAILVRPTVMVIFDAVRDEIALVAPIRPVAGVPARAAYEAALARLERAADALEGPLPVEARQNPTEIPAPAPVSNIAPDDFLGMVARAKEYIAAGDIFQVVLSQRFEAPFTLSPLALYRSLRRVNPAPFLCYLDFGDFQIVCSSPEILVRVRDGAVTIRPIAGTRRRGATPEEDRALAEELLADPKERSEHLMLLDLGRNDVGRVAEIGSVQVTDSFFLEFYSQVMHIVSNVEGRLDPRHDALSALAAGFPAGTVSGAPKVRAMQIIDELEREKRGPYGGCIGYFGADGQMDTCIVLRTAIVKDGRMHVQAGAGIVHDSDPASEQQECVNKAKALFRAAEEAVRFAAQARRGQ from the coding sequence GTGCTGGTCGCCCCCTCCCCGGAGGCCGCCGCCGCGGCCTACGAGGCCGGCCGCCCGGTCCTCCTGCGCGCCACCCTGGTGGCCGATCTCGAGACGCCGGTCGCCGCCTTCCTGAAGCTGAAGGCGGGGCGCGAGGGCGCCGCCTTCCTGCTCGAATCGGTCGAGGGCGGCGCCGTGCGTGGCCGCTACTCGATGATCGGGCTCGATCCCGACCTGATCTGGCGCTGCACCCAGGGCCGGGCCGAGCGCGCGGGCGCGCCCGACCTCACGCGCTTCTCAGCCGAAGAGTCGGCGCCCCTCGACAGCCTGCGGGCGCTGATCGCCGAGAGCGCGATCCCGCCCGAGCCCGGCCTGCCCCCGATGGCGGCCGGCCTGTTCGGCTATCTCGGCTACGACATGGTGCGGGAGATGGAGCGGCTCGACGCGCCCCATCCCGATCCGATCGGGGTGCCGGACGCGATCCTGGTCCGCCCGACCGTGATGGTGATCTTCGACGCGGTGCGCGACGAGATCGCCCTCGTGGCGCCGATCCGCCCCGTCGCCGGTGTGCCGGCGCGCGCCGCCTACGAGGCCGCGCTGGCGCGGCTCGAGCGCGCCGCCGACGCGCTGGAGGGCCCGCTGCCGGTCGAGGCGCGGCAGAACCCGACCGAGATTCCCGCCCCCGCCCCGGTCTCGAACATCGCGCCCGACGACTTCCTCGGCATGGTCGCCCGGGCCAAGGAGTACATCGCCGCCGGCGACATCTTCCAGGTGGTGCTGTCGCAGCGCTTCGAGGCGCCGTTCACCTTGAGCCCGCTGGCGCTCTACCGATCCCTGCGCCGGGTCAACCCGGCGCCGTTCCTGTGCTACCTCGATTTCGGCGACTTCCAGATCGTCTGCTCCTCGCCCGAGATCCTGGTGCGGGTGCGCGACGGCGCGGTGACGATCCGGCCGATCGCCGGCACCCGCCGCCGCGGCGCGACGCCGGAGGAGGACCGGGCGCTCGCCGAGGAGCTGCTGGCCGACCCGAAGGAGCGCTCCGAGCACCTGATGCTGCTCGATCTCGGCCGCAACGATGTCGGCCGCGTCGCCGAGATCGGCAGCGTGCAGGTGACGGATTCGTTCTTCCTCGAGTTCTACAGCCAGGTCATGCACATCGTGTCGAACGTTGAGGGCCGCCTCGATCCCCGGCACGACGCCCTCTCGGCGCTCGCCGCGGGCTTCCCCGCCGGCACGGTCTCGGGCGCCCCGAAGGTGCGGGCGATGCAGATCATCGACGAGCTGGAGCGCGAGAAGCGCGGGCCCTACGGCGGCTGCATCGGCTATTTCGGCGCCGACGGCCAGATGGACACCTGCATCGTCCTGCGCACCGCCATCGTCAAGGACGGCCGCATGCACGTCCAGGCCGGCGCCGGCATCGTGCACGATTCCGACCCGGCCTCCGAGCAGCAGGAATGCGTCAACAAGGCCAAGGCGTTGTTCCGGGCGGCGGAGGAGGCGGTGCGGTTCGCCGCGCAGGCGCGGCGGGGGCAGTAG
- a CDS encoding efflux RND transporter periplasmic adaptor subunit has translation MTRPRRHAGVPAALVALLIAVPAGAAETPPAAGPVATTAPAPAVTVAVAAEREIVERAVVTGTLVPRDEILVSPEIEGCRITELLVEEGDRVAKGAVLARLSREMIDTQLAQNAAAIARAEGAVAQARSTIVQAEAAQVEAALSLERAQSLMKTGNATAAVMEQRESAAKAAEGRLSAARNGLAIAQADLAQARAQRSELDLKLARTEIRAPEGGIVSRRTARVGATASASAEPLFRLIARGEIELEGEVPETGLARLRASAPASLDLDTTDGPVAVSGKVRVVYPEIDRATRLGKVRIKLDADPRLRIGAFARGAVEAARRTGVAVPLASVVYGPSGPTVLVVSGERVEARAIRTGLSAEGFIEARDGVKAGEAVVARAGSFLRDGDRVRPIYPALPATAEAGRP, from the coding sequence ATGACCCGCCCCCGTCGCCACGCCGGCGTCCCGGCCGCCCTCGTCGCCCTCCTCATCGCCGTCCCTGCGGGGGCCGCCGAGACCCCGCCCGCGGCCGGTCCCGTCGCCACGACCGCGCCTGCGCCCGCCGTCACGGTGGCGGTGGCCGCCGAGCGCGAGATCGTCGAGCGCGCCGTCGTCACCGGCACCCTGGTGCCGCGGGACGAGATCCTGGTCTCGCCGGAGATCGAGGGCTGCCGCATCACCGAATTGCTGGTGGAGGAGGGAGACCGGGTCGCCAAGGGCGCGGTGCTGGCGCGGCTCTCGCGCGAGATGATCGACACCCAGCTCGCCCAGAACGCCGCCGCCATCGCGCGGGCGGAAGGCGCGGTGGCGCAGGCGCGCAGCACCATCGTGCAGGCCGAGGCCGCACAGGTCGAGGCGGCGCTCTCCCTGGAGCGCGCCCAGTCGCTGATGAAGACCGGCAACGCCACCGCGGCGGTGATGGAGCAGCGCGAATCGGCCGCGAAGGCCGCCGAGGGCCGGCTCTCGGCCGCCCGCAACGGGCTTGCCATCGCGCAGGCCGACCTCGCCCAGGCGCGGGCGCAGCGCAGCGAGCTCGACCTGAAGCTCGCCCGCACCGAGATCCGCGCGCCGGAGGGCGGCATCGTCAGCCGCCGCACCGCCCGGGTCGGCGCCACGGCGAGCGCCTCCGCCGAGCCGCTCTTTCGCCTGATCGCCCGCGGCGAGATCGAGCTCGAGGGCGAGGTGCCGGAGACCGGCCTCGCACGGCTCCGCGCCAGCGCGCCCGCGAGCCTCGACCTCGACACGACGGACGGGCCGGTGGCGGTCTCCGGCAAGGTCCGGGTGGTCTATCCGGAGATCGACCGGGCGACGCGGCTCGGCAAGGTCCGGATCAAGCTCGATGCCGATCCGCGCCTGCGCATCGGCGCCTTCGCCCGCGGAGCGGTCGAGGCGGCGCGGCGCACCGGCGTCGCGGTGCCGCTCGCCTCGGTGGTCTACGGGCCGTCGGGCCCGACCGTGCTGGTGGTGTCCGGCGAGCGGGTCGAGGCGAGAGCGATCCGCACCGGCCTCTCGGCCGAGGGCTTCATCGAGGCCCGCGACGGGGTCAAGGCCGGCGAGGCCGTGGTGGCCCGGGCCGGCAGCTTCCTGCGCGACGGCGACCGGGTGCGCCCGATCTATCCCGCCCTGCCCGCCACCGCCGAGGCCGGGCGTCCCTGA